A genomic region of Acidobacteriota bacterium contains the following coding sequences:
- a CDS encoding leucine--tRNA ligase has translation MRDYDPQAIDRKWQQRWRESRAFEVVEDPARDPFYCLVMFAYPSGHAHVGHVRNYMIGDVVARMKRMRGYNVLHPFGWDAFGMPAENAAIKNRTHPETWTRENIAHMKDQLQRLGISYAWERELATCDADYYRWNQWIFLRMYERNLAYRKKASVNWCPDCQTVLANEQVVDGGCWRCGATVGRRELAQWFFRITQYADELLDGIETLDQWPDKVLTMQRNWIGRSEGARVQFALAEPDGTADGDGEPIEVFTTRIDTIYGATFVLLAPEHPLVERIAAGRTDGEAFLERVKRFRALDRTARLTGQIDKEGIDTGRVAINPFSGEAVPIWVANFVLAEYGTGAIMAVPAHDQRDFEFARKYGLPVRVVIQPSGQTLPTGDRLEAAVPEYGRLVDSGDYTALDSAEARGKMAAAAEAGGFGRGEVQFRLKDWGISRQRYWGTPIPIVYCDSCGVQPVPDDQLPVELPQVELFSGQGDSPLAQVESFVNTTCPGCGGAARRETDTMDTFVDSSWYFYRYCDPSNAGAAFNPEAVRYWAPIDFYCGGVEHAILHLIYSRFFCRVLRDLGLLSHDEPFTRLLTQGMVLKDGAVMSKSKGNVVDPDEMMSKHGADALRLYETFVAPPEKEIEWTDAGLEGSARFLGRVWRLVMPFAENFRAASGPVSFDSVTLDDDERTLRRKTHRTIARVSEDLDPRVHLNTAVAALMELVNELYSFCERRKIGPFAPKNGDPEAGPSAAALAVLREAIEALVLMLSPFTPHVGEELWEALGYADGVAAAGWPVADAGVAAGETVVVPVQVNGKVRARVTVPTDASRAELERLALETSQVQAHTEGKRIDRVLVVPGRMVSIVARG, from the coding sequence GTGCGCGACTACGACCCCCAGGCGATAGATCGGAAGTGGCAACAGCGCTGGCGCGAGAGCCGCGCCTTCGAGGTGGTGGAGGACCCGGCCCGGGATCCGTTCTATTGCCTCGTGATGTTCGCTTATCCCTCCGGCCACGCCCATGTTGGTCATGTCCGGAACTACATGATCGGCGACGTCGTCGCCCGAATGAAGCGGATGCGCGGGTACAACGTCCTCCATCCCTTCGGATGGGACGCCTTCGGCATGCCGGCCGAGAACGCGGCAATCAAGAACCGGACCCATCCGGAGACGTGGACGCGCGAGAACATCGCGCACATGAAGGATCAGTTGCAGCGACTCGGCATCAGCTACGCCTGGGAGCGGGAGCTTGCGACGTGCGATGCGGACTACTACCGCTGGAACCAGTGGATCTTCCTCCGGATGTACGAGCGGAATCTCGCCTACCGCAAGAAAGCCTCCGTGAACTGGTGTCCCGACTGCCAGACGGTCCTGGCGAACGAACAGGTGGTGGACGGAGGCTGCTGGCGTTGCGGGGCAACCGTCGGCCGGCGCGAGCTGGCGCAGTGGTTCTTCCGGATCACGCAGTACGCCGACGAATTGCTCGACGGGATCGAGACGCTCGATCAATGGCCCGACAAGGTCCTGACGATGCAGCGGAACTGGATTGGCCGCTCCGAGGGAGCGCGCGTGCAGTTCGCGCTGGCGGAACCCGACGGGACGGCGGACGGGGATGGGGAACCGATCGAAGTCTTCACGACGCGCATCGACACGATCTACGGTGCGACGTTCGTACTGCTGGCGCCGGAGCATCCTCTGGTGGAACGGATTGCGGCGGGGCGGACGGACGGCGAGGCCTTTCTCGAGCGCGTGAAGCGGTTCCGGGCGCTGGATCGGACGGCCCGGCTGACCGGTCAGATCGACAAGGAAGGCATCGATACCGGACGCGTCGCGATCAACCCGTTCAGCGGCGAGGCGGTGCCCATCTGGGTAGCCAACTTCGTTCTCGCGGAGTACGGCACCGGGGCGATCATGGCGGTGCCGGCGCACGATCAGCGGGACTTCGAGTTCGCCAGAAAATACGGGCTTCCGGTCCGCGTCGTGATTCAGCCGTCGGGGCAGACGCTGCCGACGGGCGACCGGCTGGAAGCGGCGGTCCCGGAGTACGGCCGGCTGGTCGACTCGGGCGACTATACGGCTCTGGACAGCGCCGAGGCGCGCGGGAAGATGGCCGCGGCGGCGGAGGCGGGCGGCTTCGGTCGGGGCGAAGTGCAGTTTCGCCTCAAGGACTGGGGGATCTCGCGCCAACGCTACTGGGGCACGCCCATCCCCATCGTCTACTGCGACAGTTGCGGCGTTCAGCCGGTGCCCGACGATCAACTGCCGGTGGAACTGCCGCAGGTGGAGCTGTTCAGCGGACAGGGTGACTCGCCGCTGGCCCAGGTCGAGTCATTCGTCAACACCACGTGCCCGGGTTGCGGCGGCGCAGCGCGGCGCGAGACCGACACGATGGACACGTTCGTCGATTCATCCTGGTATTTCTACCGCTATTGCGATCCGTCCAACGCCGGCGCCGCGTTCAATCCGGAGGCGGTCCGCTACTGGGCTCCCATCGACTTCTACTGCGGCGGGGTCGAGCATGCCATCCTCCACCTGATTTACTCCCGCTTCTTCTGCCGCGTCCTGCGCGATTTGGGATTGCTCTCGCACGATGAACCGTTCACGCGGCTGCTGACGCAGGGCATGGTCCTGAAGGACGGCGCCGTGATGTCGAAGTCGAAGGGCAATGTCGTCGACCCGGACGAGATGATGTCGAAGCATGGGGCCGACGCGCTGCGCCTGTACGAGACCTTTGTCGCGCCGCCGGAGAAGGAGATTGAATGGACCGACGCCGGACTCGAGGGAAGCGCCCGTTTCCTGGGACGCGTCTGGCGCCTCGTGATGCCGTTCGCAGAGAACTTCCGCGCGGCGTCCGGGCCGGTGTCGTTCGACAGTGTGACGCTCGACGATGACGAGCGGACCCTTCGGCGAAAGACGCATCGGACGATTGCGCGGGTTTCCGAAGACCTCGATCCCCGCGTGCATCTCAATACGGCGGTCGCCGCGCTTATGGAACTGGTCAACGAGCTGTACTCCTTCTGCGAACGGCGGAAGATCGGTCCCTTCGCCCCGAAGAACGGCGATCCCGAGGCCGGTCCGTCGGCGGCCGCGCTAGCCGTCCTGCGGGAAGCGATCGAGGCGCTGGTGTTGATGCTGTCTCCTTTTACCCCGCACGTGGGTGAAGAGCTGTGGGAAGCGCTGGGCTACGCGGACGGTGTTGCGGCAGCGGGCTGGCCGGTGGCGGATGCCGGTGTGGCGGCGGGGGAGACGGTGGTCGTGCCGGTGCAGGTGAACGGCAAGGTGCGGGCACGCGTGACGGTTCCGACTGACGCGTCCCGGGCGGAGCTGGAACGTCTCGCGCTGGAGACTTCGCAGGTTCAGGCACACACCGAAGGCAAACGGATCGATCGGGTCCTCGTTGTGCCGGGCCGAATGGTTAGCATAGTGGCGAGAGGCTGA
- a CDS encoding histone deacetylase, whose amino-acid sequence MALADVLLIASSRFVEHETPPGHPERPARAEAMTRAADRWRSQGGTIAEPEAVADQALARVHAADYLGSIAATSGRSVRLDPDTYTSPESETIARLAAGATIAAVDHALDRNAPGLAFVRPPGHHAERARAMGFCLYNNAAVAAAHARSRGAARVAVIDYDVHHGNGTQWIFYDDPSVLYVSTHQYPFYPGTGAADDVGRGDGAGATLNIPLAAGATDADQDLVFRDVVLPVLGAFGPNLLILSAGFDAHAADPLGGMRLTVDGFRTLNRRLRGFAAAHCDGRFAVVTEGGYDLDALEACLDMTLETCAEETPASVPPAAGPTGTAGAVLASVKQAQAAYWPSLGW is encoded by the coding sequence ATGGCACTCGCGGACGTGTTGCTGATCGCCTCGTCCCGTTTCGTGGAGCACGAAACGCCGCCGGGCCACCCGGAACGCCCGGCGCGCGCGGAGGCAATGACCCGCGCCGCCGACCGGTGGCGGTCACAGGGCGGCACGATCGCCGAGCCCGAGGCGGTGGCCGACCAGGCGCTTGCCCGAGTGCACGCCGCGGACTACCTCGGGAGCATCGCCGCTACCTCGGGGCGGAGCGTCCGCCTCGATCCCGACACCTACACGTCGCCCGAGTCGGAGACGATCGCGCGCCTCGCGGCGGGCGCCACGATTGCGGCGGTCGACCACGCACTGGATCGGAACGCCCCCGGCCTGGCCTTTGTCCGGCCGCCGGGCCACCACGCGGAGCGGGCGCGCGCGATGGGCTTCTGTCTCTACAACAACGCGGCGGTGGCGGCGGCGCATGCCCGATCGCGAGGCGCGGCGCGCGTGGCGGTCATCGACTACGACGTCCATCATGGCAACGGCACCCAGTGGATCTTCTATGACGATCCGAGCGTGCTATACGTCTCGACGCACCAATACCCCTTCTATCCCGGCACCGGCGCCGCGGACGACGTGGGGCGGGGTGACGGCGCCGGGGCAACCCTCAATATTCCTCTCGCCGCCGGGGCGACCGACGCGGATCAGGATCTTGTCTTTCGCGACGTCGTTCTACCCGTGCTAGGCGCCTTCGGCCCGAATCTTCTGATCCTCTCGGCCGGATTCGACGCGCACGCCGCCGATCCGCTCGGCGGCATGCGCCTGACCGTCGACGGGTTCCGCACCCTCAACCGGCGGCTGCGCGGGTTCGCCGCTGCGCACTGTGATGGCCGCTTCGCGGTGGTGACCGAGGGCGGCTATGACCTCGACGCGCTCGAGGCGTGCCTCGACATGACTCTCGAGACCTGCGCCGAAGAGACGCCGGCGTCCGTCCCGCCCGCGGCCGGGCCGACCGGGACCGCCGGCGCCGTGCTTGCCTCAGTCAAGCAGGCCCAGGCCGCGTACTGGCCCTCCCTCGGGTGGTAG
- a CDS encoding lysophospholipid acyltransferase family protein, with protein sequence MTEGPARHDDTPRRLSFRQRTMARLIGALGAPVVDAICRTLRWRVEGMEHHDAIVASGRQPVLAFWHGRVLHATWFWRGRGIVVMISENFDGEWIGRLIEWFGYRTARGSSSRGGARAMVRMRRLSVDGAPTGFAVDGPRGPARSVQPGAVWLASLTGQPILPFHAESDRYWTIRSWDGTQVPKPFARTAMVIGPPIYVPRRPDDDVMEEKRRELADSLAALAERATVMARAPARETN encoded by the coding sequence GTGACCGAAGGGCCGGCGCGCCACGACGATACGCCAAGACGGCTGTCGTTCCGCCAGCGGACGATGGCGCGGCTGATCGGCGCGCTCGGAGCCCCGGTCGTCGACGCCATCTGCCGGACGCTGCGATGGCGCGTCGAAGGGATGGAGCACCACGACGCGATCGTCGCGTCGGGCCGCCAGCCCGTCCTCGCCTTCTGGCACGGCCGTGTCCTGCACGCCACCTGGTTCTGGCGCGGGCGCGGGATCGTCGTGATGATCAGCGAGAATTTCGACGGGGAGTGGATCGGCCGGCTGATCGAGTGGTTCGGCTATCGGACGGCCCGCGGATCGTCGTCGCGCGGCGGCGCGCGCGCCATGGTCCGGATGCGCCGCCTGAGCGTGGACGGCGCGCCGACCGGGTTTGCCGTCGACGGACCGCGCGGCCCGGCGCGTTCGGTACAGCCGGGTGCGGTCTGGCTCGCCAGTCTGACCGGCCAGCCGATCCTGCCGTTCCATGCCGAGTCGGATCGCTATTGGACGATCCGGAGCTGGGACGGCACGCAGGTGCCGAAGCCTTTCGCGCGAACTGCCATGGTGATTGGCCCGCCGATCTACGTCCCGCGCCGTCCGGACGATGATGTAATGGAGGAGAAGCGACGAGAGCTGGCGGACTCTCTCGCGGCTCTGGCCGAACGCGCGACAGTCATGGCCCGGGCGCCGGCACGGGAGACAAACTGA
- a CDS encoding electron transfer flavoprotein-ubiquinone oxidoreductase, translated as MTLDPIEPDRDTLEVDVLIVGGGPAGLAAAYRLARLSAEAGGEPLAIALLEKARAPGAHMLSGAVLDPSALHDLIPDWRERNAPLETPVARDSIYFLTGRRAIPFPFTPPPLRNHGHYVISLNRFAAWLTDQVEAAGVDVFTGFAASELLYDGDRIVGARTGDRGIAKDGSRRPTFEPGVDIRAPVTLLADGVRGNLTKTLIARLGLDTDRQPQTYAIGIKELWDVDPERLAPGSVIHTMGHPLRFEEFGGGFIYALPEGRLSVGFVAGLDYRDPLFDPHVAFQRFKRHPLVARLLDGGQMVRYGAKALPEGGWHAIPKCHADGALILGDAGGFLNSMRLKGIHLAMRSGMAAAEAAFAAIRAGDVSASRLAGYDRLIQEGPIHRELYPVRNVHQAFGAGLLPGLVFSGLSLLTGGWWLRDPIPSHAGHERIRTVDDYYRGRQAPEAPGVPIDRTLTFDRLTNVHYSGTRHDENQPSHLIVHDTDICRTRCIEEYRNPCTRFCPANVYEIVDAGAGEGKRLQVNASNCVHCKTCDIMDPYQIIDWVPPEGEGGPQYEGM; from the coding sequence CTGACCCTGGATCCGATCGAGCCGGATCGCGACACGCTCGAGGTCGACGTCCTGATTGTCGGCGGCGGACCGGCCGGCCTCGCCGCGGCATATCGGCTGGCGCGCCTCAGCGCCGAAGCGGGAGGCGAGCCCCTCGCGATCGCCCTGCTCGAGAAGGCGCGCGCGCCGGGCGCGCACATGCTCTCGGGCGCGGTCCTCGATCCTTCGGCCCTTCACGACCTGATCCCCGACTGGCGGGAGCGGAACGCACCGCTCGAGACCCCGGTCGCGCGCGACAGCATCTACTTCCTGACCGGCCGTCGCGCCATCCCGTTTCCCTTCACGCCGCCGCCGCTCCGCAACCACGGCCACTACGTCATCTCGCTCAACCGCTTTGCGGCCTGGCTGACGGATCAAGTGGAGGCGGCGGGTGTCGATGTCTTTACCGGTTTTGCGGCGTCGGAATTGCTGTACGACGGCGACCGCATCGTCGGGGCGCGGACCGGCGACCGGGGCATCGCGAAGGATGGTTCCCGCCGGCCGACATTCGAGCCGGGCGTCGACATCCGCGCGCCGGTGACGCTGCTCGCCGACGGCGTGCGGGGCAACCTGACCAAGACGCTGATCGCGCGGCTCGGCCTCGACACCGATCGTCAGCCGCAGACATACGCCATCGGCATCAAGGAGTTGTGGGATGTCGATCCGGAGCGTCTGGCTCCCGGTTCGGTGATCCACACGATGGGCCACCCCCTGCGTTTCGAGGAGTTCGGCGGCGGGTTCATCTACGCTTTGCCGGAGGGGCGGCTGTCGGTCGGCTTCGTCGCCGGGCTCGACTACCGCGATCCGCTGTTCGATCCGCATGTCGCCTTTCAGCGGTTCAAGCGGCACCCGCTGGTTGCCCGGCTGCTCGACGGCGGGCAGATGGTGCGTTACGGCGCGAAGGCGTTGCCGGAGGGGGGCTGGCACGCCATCCCGAAGTGCCACGCCGACGGCGCACTCATTCTGGGAGATGCCGGCGGATTCCTCAATTCGATGCGGCTGAAGGGTATTCACCTCGCGATGCGAAGCGGGATGGCGGCGGCCGAGGCGGCATTTGCCGCCATCCGGGCGGGTGACGTCTCCGCATCCCGGCTTGCCGGGTACGATCGGCTGATTCAGGAGGGGCCGATCCATCGCGAGCTGTACCCGGTCCGGAACGTCCACCAGGCATTCGGAGCCGGCCTCCTGCCCGGGCTGGTCTTTTCCGGGCTGTCGCTGCTGACCGGCGGCTGGTGGCTGCGCGACCCGATCCCGTCGCATGCCGGGCATGAACGGATCCGGACGGTGGACGACTATTACCGCGGCCGGCAGGCGCCGGAGGCGCCCGGCGTGCCGATTGACCGGACGCTGACGTTCGACCGGCTGACCAACGTCCACTATTCCGGGACGCGCCACGACGAGAACCAGCCGTCGCACCTGATCGTCCATGACACGGACATCTGCCGCACGCGCTGCATTGAGGAGTACCGGAATCCCTGCACGCGGTTCTGCCCCGCCAACGTCTACGAGATCGTTGATGCCGGCGCCGGTGAGGGGAAGCGGCTGCAGGTCAACGCATCGAACTGCGTGCACTGCAAGACGTGCGACATCATGGATCCGTACCAGATCATCGACTGGGTACCGCCGGAGGGGGAGGGCGGCCCGCAATACGAAGGAATGTGA
- a CDS encoding electron transfer flavoprotein subunit alpha/FixB family protein, whose amino-acid sequence MLVVGEQRDGAVNPATWETVAAAQQIATSDAAPAGPITVALAGAGASLASSAAELAAADVDGVLAIDHAALEPYTADGLTTAYAQVIGGVSPDLVLWPHTYQTRDYAPALAARIGRLLIPDCIGARAHDGATVFVRPMFQGKFVADVAPEGPPPHCATIQIGAWRADSARRGDAPAPVRAVEVQLDAAAIRQQPEAPFREAKQAVDLTQAERIVAVGRGIKDAEHLPLVQELARALDAEVAASRPICDAGWLPMDRQIGSSGQTVAPGLYLALGISGAIQHLVGMKGARTIVAINKDADAPIFEVAHYGIVGDLFEIVPAIQAALEGGDAGGD is encoded by the coding sequence ATCCTGGTTGTCGGTGAACAGCGTGACGGCGCGGTCAATCCCGCCACTTGGGAAACGGTGGCGGCGGCGCAGCAGATCGCCACGAGCGACGCGGCGCCCGCCGGGCCGATCACGGTCGCGCTGGCCGGCGCGGGGGCATCTCTCGCGTCGTCGGCGGCGGAGCTGGCCGCGGCGGACGTCGACGGAGTGCTCGCGATCGATCACGCGGCGCTCGAGCCCTACACCGCCGACGGCCTCACCACCGCCTACGCGCAGGTGATCGGCGGCGTCTCGCCGGACCTCGTGCTCTGGCCGCACACGTACCAGACGCGCGACTACGCACCCGCTCTGGCCGCCCGGATCGGGCGCCTCCTGATTCCCGACTGCATCGGAGCCAGGGCGCACGACGGCGCGACGGTCTTCGTCCGCCCAATGTTCCAGGGGAAGTTCGTCGCGGATGTGGCGCCGGAGGGTCCGCCGCCGCACTGCGCGACCATCCAGATCGGCGCGTGGCGCGCCGACAGCGCGCGCCGCGGCGACGCACCGGCGCCGGTCCGCGCGGTCGAGGTGCAACTGGACGCGGCGGCCATCCGCCAGCAGCCGGAAGCGCCGTTCAGGGAGGCGAAGCAGGCGGTCGACCTGACCCAGGCGGAGCGGATCGTTGCGGTGGGCCGGGGCATCAAGGATGCGGAGCACCTGCCGCTTGTCCAGGAGCTGGCGCGCGCTCTCGACGCCGAGGTGGCGGCCTCCCGACCCATCTGCGACGCCGGCTGGCTGCCGATGGATCGGCAAATCGGCAGTTCCGGCCAGACCGTGGCGCCCGGACTCTATCTGGCGCTGGGCATCTCCGGCGCCATTCAGCATCTGGTCGGCATGAAGGGGGCGCGCACGATCGTCGCCATCAACAAGGATGCCGACGCCCCCATCTTCGAGGTGGCGCACTATGGCATCGTCGGCGACCTGTTCGAGATCGTGCCGGCGATTCAGGCGGCGCTCGAGGGTGGAGACGCCGGGGGAGACTGA